One Cognatishimia sp. WU-CL00825 genomic window carries:
- the leuB gene encoding 3-isopropylmalate dehydrogenase — protein MSNPSLLILPGDGIGKEVMAEVRRIIDWYGDKRGLKFDVSEDLVGGAAYDAHGVPLHDDTMAKAQEVDAVLLGAVGGPDYDDLDFSVKPERGLLRLRKEMDLFANLRPAQCFDALADFSSLKRDIVSGLDIMIVRELTSGSYFGEPRGIFEEDGQRVGINTQRYTEAEIDRVARSAFELARRRSNNVVSMEKANVMESGILWREVVQKVHDADYADVELSHMYADNGAMQLVRAPKQFDVILTDNLFGDILSDCAAMLTGSLGMLPSASLGAPMENGRPKAMYEPVHGSAPDIMGQGKANPSACILSFAMALRYSFDQGDEATRLEQAVESVLAGGVRTADLMQADDAQPVSTSQMGDAILAALDASL, from the coding sequence ATGAGCAACCCCTCACTTCTGATTTTGCCTGGTGATGGCATCGGCAAGGAAGTCATGGCCGAAGTGCGCCGCATCATCGACTGGTATGGCGACAAACGTGGCTTGAAATTTGACGTCAGCGAAGACCTCGTGGGCGGTGCCGCTTATGACGCGCACGGCGTACCGCTGCATGACGACACGATGGCCAAGGCCCAAGAAGTAGATGCTGTTTTGCTGGGTGCTGTTGGCGGACCAGATTATGATGATCTGGATTTCTCGGTAAAGCCAGAGCGCGGTTTGTTGCGTCTGCGCAAAGAGATGGACTTGTTTGCAAACCTGCGTCCGGCGCAGTGTTTTGATGCTTTGGCGGATTTCTCGTCTTTGAAACGTGACATCGTTTCTGGTCTCGATATCATGATTGTGCGCGAATTGACTTCTGGTTCCTATTTCGGAGAGCCGCGTGGCATTTTCGAAGAAGATGGGCAGCGCGTAGGCATCAACACCCAGCGGTATACCGAAGCAGAAATTGATCGTGTGGCACGGTCTGCCTTTGAATTGGCGCGCCGCCGCAGCAACAACGTAGTATCTATGGAAAAAGCCAATGTCATGGAATCCGGCATTCTGTGGCGCGAAGTGGTTCAAAAGGTGCATGACGCTGATTATGCCGATGTAGAACTTTCGCACATGTATGCGGACAACGGTGCCATGCAGTTGGTACGCGCTCCAAAACAATTTGATGTTATTCTGACGGATAACCTGTTTGGCGACATTCTGTCTGACTGTGCTGCGATGCTTACTGGGTCGTTGGGTATGTTGCCCTCTGCTTCCTTGGGAGCCCCCATGGAAAATGGTCGTCCAAAAGCGATGTATGAACCCGTTCACGGCTCAGCGCCTGATATCATGGGGCAAGGGAAGGCTAACCCTTCTGCCTGTATCCTAAGCTTTGCAATGGCGCTGCGTTACAGTTTTGATCAAGGTGACGAAGCAACCCGTCTGGAACAAGCTGTCGAATCTGTCCTTGCTGGCGGTGTGCGCACGGCAGATCTTATGCAAGCGGACGACGCGCAGCCTGTCAGCACGTCACAAATGGGCGATGCCATTCTTGCTGCCCTGGACGCTTCTCTGTAA
- a CDS encoding endonuclease/exonuclease/phosphatase family protein — translation MGLPTHAERLRIATYHTELHRNGPGVMLRDITRGDAQVVSILNVIAAADPDIVVLQGIDHDTHEFGLSALKFRLADLGLDLMFQYAPPSNSGLQTGLDIDGDGRLLEPEDAQGYGEFLGQRGIAVLSRYPIDQRNIQNFNALTWQDFAAATSLDQGFLQATSAEIQETIRLSSTTHSVIPIAIGQQSLRLLTYHATPPVFDGPEDRNGVRNAHENLFFPFFLDGYFGSAPNNSFVIAALANIDPMRGEGHLSVIQSLLMNPRVQAPLGHRRVPTADWPNPPGRLRVSYLLPSSDIKVLDSGVFTQDQHPVQSDDIVNASRHRLVWVDIDF, via the coding sequence TTGGGCCTGCCAACCCATGCGGAGCGACTGCGCATCGCAACCTACCACACAGAATTGCATCGCAACGGTCCGGGTGTGATGCTGCGCGACATCACCCGAGGAGACGCGCAGGTTGTTTCCATTTTAAATGTGATCGCGGCAGCGGACCCTGATATCGTTGTTTTACAGGGTATCGATCACGACACACACGAATTCGGCCTATCCGCACTAAAGTTCCGCCTGGCAGATCTTGGTCTGGATTTGATGTTCCAATATGCCCCACCTTCCAATTCAGGCCTACAAACTGGCCTAGACATTGACGGCGACGGGAGGTTGTTAGAGCCTGAAGACGCTCAAGGTTACGGTGAATTTCTAGGTCAACGTGGGATCGCAGTTTTGTCGCGATACCCGATAGATCAAAGAAACATTCAAAACTTCAACGCGTTGACTTGGCAGGACTTCGCCGCTGCGACGTCCCTAGACCAAGGGTTTCTGCAAGCCACGTCAGCCGAGATACAAGAAACCATTCGATTATCCTCGACAACACATAGCGTAATCCCAATCGCAATTGGCCAGCAATCACTGCGCCTGTTAACCTACCACGCGACGCCACCGGTTTTTGATGGACCAGAAGACCGCAACGGTGTGCGCAATGCGCATGAAAATTTGTTTTTTCCGTTCTTTCTGGACGGGTATTTTGGTTCGGCACCAAACAACTCATTTGTTATCGCCGCTTTGGCTAATATCGACCCGATGCGCGGCGAAGGACATCTTTCTGTTATCCAAAGCCTGCTGATGAATCCGCGGGTACAAGCCCCCCTGGGCCACCGGCGAGTGCCAACAGCCGATTGGCCAAACCCACCAGGACGGCTGCGCGTCAGTTACCTGCTTCCTTCCTCTGACATCAAAGTGCTAGATTCGGGCGTTTTCACGCAAGACCAACACCCAGTCCAAAGTGATGACATCGTAAATGCCAGTAGACACCGTTTGGTTTGGGTCGACATTGATTTCTAA
- a CDS encoding glycosyltransferase family 4 protein — MTRRKILILADQCNPEWPSLPIVGYKYARALAKVADVTVITHVRNRANIEKAGDLGAPVEFIDTEWLAAPMDRLATWLRGGDQVAWSTNQIMSYAPYVAFEKQAWKSVKDRVNSGQFDLIHRITPMSPTMPSAMAGKGGVPFVVGPLNGNLDWPAAFLGEQKREKERARGLRDLYKFMPYARRTQTRSDCILAGFEHTIRDLNFADPNKIISFPEVGIDPAIFHAGRKRAPFTSEGPFEFLFAGRLVPYKVPEAAVRAFARSEKLRAHKMTIIGDGPELPRLQAIVDEHAAQDRVIFEGRKTQAEVADAMRRADAFVFPSIRELGAGVVVEAMACGTLLIVTNYGAPGALVSNGRGVALPLSSMDGLVKSNQKAMEDCVDNPRVHEEIAAAGCQYAHQAFTWEAKAKYTAEIYEAVVNKASFASFDAYS; from the coding sequence ATGACACGTCGTAAAATCCTGATCCTCGCTGACCAATGCAACCCCGAATGGCCATCGCTGCCCATCGTCGGCTATAAATACGCCCGCGCTTTGGCCAAGGTTGCGGATGTCACGGTGATCACCCATGTGCGCAATCGCGCAAATATCGAAAAGGCCGGAGATCTGGGAGCGCCGGTAGAGTTTATTGACACCGAATGGCTGGCTGCGCCAATGGACAGGCTTGCCACTTGGTTGCGCGGGGGTGACCAGGTTGCGTGGTCCACCAACCAGATCATGTCATATGCACCCTACGTAGCGTTTGAAAAACAGGCTTGGAAATCGGTCAAAGATCGGGTGAATTCTGGGCAATTTGATTTGATTCATCGCATCACTCCTATGTCGCCAACAATGCCAAGCGCGATGGCTGGCAAGGGGGGTGTTCCCTTTGTTGTTGGGCCGCTTAATGGTAACCTAGATTGGCCAGCGGCGTTTTTAGGAGAGCAAAAACGCGAAAAAGAGCGCGCGCGGGGCCTGCGCGACCTTTATAAATTCATGCCCTATGCACGCCGCACACAAACTCGGTCGGACTGCATTTTGGCCGGATTTGAACACACCATTCGGGATCTGAATTTTGCTGATCCAAATAAGATTATTTCTTTCCCCGAAGTTGGTATCGATCCTGCAATTTTCCATGCTGGCCGAAAGCGTGCGCCTTTCACCAGTGAGGGTCCGTTCGAATTCTTGTTTGCCGGGCGCTTGGTCCCGTACAAAGTGCCCGAAGCTGCGGTGCGTGCCTTTGCGCGCTCTGAAAAATTACGGGCCCATAAAATGACAATCATCGGCGATGGGCCAGAGCTGCCGCGACTTCAGGCCATTGTCGATGAACACGCTGCGCAAGACCGGGTTATCTTTGAGGGGCGCAAAACTCAGGCTGAGGTTGCAGATGCAATGCGCCGTGCAGATGCCTTTGTCTTTCCGTCCATTCGGGAACTTGGAGCAGGGGTTGTTGTCGAGGCAATGGCCTGCGGCACATTGTTGATTGTCACAAACTATGGTGCACCGGGCGCTTTGGTTTCCAACGGGCGTGGGGTCGCGTTGCCTTTGTCGTCTATGGACGGGTTGGTCAAAAGCAATCAAAAAGCGATGGAAGACTGCGTGGACAACCCGCGTGTGCACGAAGAAATTGCAGCGGCAGGGTGTCAATATGCCCATCAGGCATTCACTTGGGAAGCCAAGGCCAAATACACCGCTGAAATATATGAGGCTGTCGTGAATAAAGCATCTTTTGCAAGCTTTGACGCCTATAGCTGA
- the leuD gene encoding 3-isopropylmalate dehydratase small subunit, translated as MEKYQKLTGIAAPMPLVNIDTDMIIPKVFLKSIQRTGFGVNLFDEMRYNRDGSEIADFVLNKPQYRNTEILVAGDNFGCGSSREHAPWAIADFGIKCVVSTSFADIFFNNCFKNGILPIVLPQETVDLLMSDAEKGENARMTVDLEAQEITTSDGEIIKFDVDPHRKHCLLEGLDDIGQTMQKEASIDAFEATANASRPWV; from the coding sequence ATGGAAAAGTATCAAAAGCTGACCGGTATCGCGGCCCCTATGCCGTTGGTGAATATCGACACTGACATGATCATCCCAAAGGTGTTTCTGAAGTCCATTCAGCGCACCGGCTTTGGTGTGAATTTGTTTGATGAAATGCGCTATAATCGCGACGGCAGCGAAATCGCAGATTTCGTTCTGAATAAACCGCAGTATCGCAACACTGAAATCTTGGTGGCGGGCGACAACTTTGGCTGCGGCTCTTCGCGCGAACATGCGCCTTGGGCGATTGCAGATTTCGGCATCAAATGTGTGGTCTCCACCTCTTTTGCCGATATTTTCTTCAACAACTGCTTCAAGAACGGCATTCTGCCGATCGTCTTGCCACAGGAAACCGTTGACCTGCTGATGTCTGACGCGGAAAAAGGCGAAAACGCCCGCATGACCGTTGATCTGGAAGCCCAAGAAATCACCACATCTGACGGCGAGATCATCAAGTTTGACGTTGATCCACACCGCAAGCATTGCTTGCTCGAAGGTTTGGACGACATCGGTCAGACCATGCAAAAAGAGGCGTCCATTGATGCGTTTGAAGCAACTGCGAACGCTTCACGCCCTTGGGTTTAA